The following are encoded together in the Sphingomicrobium clamense genome:
- a CDS encoding PD-(D/E)XK nuclease family protein, giving the protein MSEGHAPDTRPTVYSIAAHRSFADALAIGLIREHGKDPLALARGRILLPTNRAVRAVREAFVRASGSGLLLPRLIPIGDPELVERIGAALDPADHDDPLPPAIAPRERQLALAKLLAEGGAGAVEAMRRAQDLGALLDQLEVEQVSPLALRELAADHPDLEDHWERLLGQLALLFDRWPALLEARGQTSLATRRNALLGSLAERWRKAPPEGFTIAAGITTAAPAVAGLLSRVARLPEGAVILPALAMEREMPTAEWDALRPEGAAPQLTHPQYHLRLLLDRMGVARDEVEPWRHGGRAAAPAVRARAVAHAMASAAFSDKWVGLAPPERRLTGVRVMELPDPAIEATAIAIAMREVLETPEKTAALVTPDRQLARRVSQQLRRWGIHADDSAGTPLSQTPLGTLLLGIIDAVSERFAPVPLLGLIKHPLVGRGDRGTWLRHARKLDGKLRGPRPPEGIEGLDRHFGDLDAWSAVRPKIVEIDALFSDKMAVGEVAGALRRSVEILAGEQAWAGQAGRVAGELIAGLEQDDTQLFVERREMATLWRDLLDQEAVRPVYGGHPRLNIWGLLEARLQQADVMILGGLNEGSWPAAPKPDPWLAPRLRRELGLQGLDYRTGLAAHDLISALGAPRVILTRAVRDGRSPTVASRFLLRLQAMTGGLARDHRIERLATSIDNHLKLKPTERPRPTPPPKDRPRDIYVTAVDRLKGDPFAFYAQAMLRLRAQDPVDGDHHAKWKGDAVHKVLEDWLEKDRCDPAKLRDRVLAMLDDEALHPMLRALWEPRLMEAIDFMGAKVEEGRAEGREPLAAERRGKRMIGDVTLHGIVDRIDRIGDKGLAIVDYKTGKPPSLTAVREGFALQLGLLGLIAEAGGFEGIEGAPSAHEYWSLAKRYGKIGFVMGVDDGAAGDFLDTTLAHFIDLADDYLTGNKPFTAKLNPAYAPYGDYDQLMRLDEWYGRE; this is encoded by the coding sequence ATGAGTGAGGGCCACGCGCCGGACACTCGCCCTACCGTCTATTCCATCGCGGCTCACCGCAGCTTTGCCGACGCGCTCGCGATCGGGCTGATCCGTGAGCATGGTAAAGATCCGCTTGCGCTGGCACGCGGGCGCATACTCCTGCCCACCAACCGCGCCGTGCGCGCGGTGCGCGAGGCGTTCGTCCGCGCGTCGGGAAGCGGTCTGCTGCTCCCGCGCCTCATTCCGATCGGCGATCCCGAACTGGTCGAGCGTATCGGCGCCGCGCTCGATCCCGCCGATCACGACGATCCGCTTCCCCCTGCCATCGCCCCGCGCGAGCGACAGTTGGCGCTGGCGAAATTACTGGCCGAGGGCGGCGCAGGTGCGGTCGAGGCGATGCGCAGGGCGCAGGATCTCGGCGCGCTTCTCGACCAGCTCGAAGTTGAACAGGTCAGCCCGCTTGCGCTTCGCGAACTCGCGGCCGATCACCCCGATCTTGAAGACCATTGGGAGCGATTGCTCGGGCAATTGGCGCTGCTCTTCGATCGTTGGCCAGCCTTGCTGGAAGCGCGTGGCCAGACGAGCCTCGCGACGCGGCGCAATGCGCTTCTGGGCAGCCTGGCCGAACGCTGGCGCAAGGCACCGCCCGAGGGTTTCACCATCGCCGCCGGGATCACCACCGCCGCGCCGGCCGTGGCCGGACTGCTGTCTCGTGTCGCGCGGTTGCCCGAGGGAGCGGTCATCCTGCCCGCGCTTGCGATGGAACGGGAGATGCCGACGGCCGAGTGGGACGCGCTGCGTCCGGAAGGCGCCGCGCCGCAGCTCACCCATCCGCAATATCATTTGCGCCTGCTTCTCGATCGCATGGGTGTGGCTCGGGACGAGGTGGAGCCATGGCGCCACGGAGGACGCGCCGCCGCGCCGGCCGTACGCGCCCGCGCGGTTGCGCACGCGATGGCGAGCGCGGCCTTTTCGGACAAATGGGTAGGACTCGCGCCGCCCGAGCGTCGCCTAACTGGTGTGCGGGTCATGGAACTGCCCGACCCGGCGATCGAAGCGACCGCCATCGCCATCGCGATGCGCGAAGTGCTGGAGACTCCGGAAAAAACCGCCGCGCTTGTGACGCCGGATCGCCAACTCGCGCGGCGTGTGTCGCAGCAGCTCAGACGCTGGGGCATCCATGCGGACGACAGCGCCGGGACGCCGCTTTCGCAAACGCCGCTCGGGACGCTCTTGCTGGGGATCATCGACGCGGTGTCGGAGCGGTTTGCGCCGGTGCCGCTGCTCGGTCTAATCAAGCATCCGCTTGTCGGACGGGGCGATCGCGGCACGTGGCTTCGCCATGCCCGCAAGCTCGACGGTAAGCTGCGCGGGCCGCGTCCGCCTGAGGGGATCGAAGGACTCGATCGCCATTTCGGCGACCTCGACGCATGGAGCGCCGTGCGGCCCAAGATCGTCGAGATCGACGCGCTTTTCTCGGACAAGATGGCAGTGGGCGAAGTAGCAGGCGCGCTCCGCCGTTCGGTGGAAATCCTTGCCGGTGAGCAGGCCTGGGCCGGGCAGGCAGGACGCGTCGCAGGTGAGTTGATCGCGGGGCTGGAACAGGACGACACGCAACTGTTCGTCGAGCGCCGCGAAATGGCGACGCTGTGGCGCGACCTGCTCGATCAGGAAGCGGTGCGGCCTGTCTATGGCGGGCATCCTCGGCTCAACATTTGGGGCCTGCTCGAAGCGCGGTTGCAGCAGGCCGACGTGATGATCCTCGGCGGGCTCAACGAAGGAAGCTGGCCCGCAGCACCCAAGCCCGACCCTTGGCTGGCGCCACGGCTACGGCGCGAACTCGGGCTACAAGGACTCGATTATCGCACCGGGCTGGCCGCGCACGACCTGATCAGCGCGCTCGGTGCGCCACGTGTCATCCTGACCCGTGCCGTTCGCGACGGGCGCTCGCCGACGGTCGCATCGCGCTTCCTCTTGCGGCTCCAGGCGATGACGGGCGGACTGGCGCGCGATCATCGCATCGAGCGCCTGGCCACCTCGATCGACAACCATCTGAAATTGAAGCCCACCGAACGCCCGCGTCCGACCCCGCCGCCCAAAGATCGACCGCGCGATATCTACGTCACTGCGGTCGACCGGCTGAAGGGCGATCCGTTTGCCTTCTACGCGCAGGCCATGTTGCGGCTGCGGGCGCAGGACCCGGTCGACGGCGATCATCATGCCAAGTGGAAAGGCGACGCGGTCCACAAGGTGCTCGAGGACTGGCTGGAAAAGGATCGGTGCGATCCCGCCAAGCTCCGCGATCGCGTGCTGGCGATGCTTGATGACGAGGCGCTCCATCCCATGCTGCGCGCGCTGTGGGAGCCGCGCTTGATGGAAGCGATCGACTTCATGGGCGCGAAGGTCGAGGAGGGACGCGCCGAAGGACGCGAACCGCTCGCCGCCGAACGGCGTGGCAAGCGCATGATTGGGGACGTCACACTTCACGGCATCGTCGACCGGATCGACCGCATCGGCGACAAGGGGCTGGCAATTGTGGACTACAAGACCGGCAAGCCGCCGTCGCTGACCGCGGTGCGCGAAGGCTTTGCGCTGCAACTCGGTCTGCTCGGCCTGATTGCCGAAGCTGGTGGTTTCGAGGGTATCGAGGGCGCACCGAGCGCACACGAATATTGGTCCCTCGCCAAACGCTACGGCAAGATCGGCTTCGTCATGGGCGTCGACGACGGGGCGGCAGGCGATTTTCTCGACACAACGCTCGCCCATTTCATCGACTTGGCCGACGACTATCTCACGGGAAACAAGCCCTTCACCGCCAAACTCAACCCGGCCTATGCGCCCTATGGCGACTATGACCAGTTGATGCGGCTCGACGAATGGTACGGCCGCGAATGA
- the addA gene encoding double-strand break repair helicase AddA, whose product MSRRFKPLDTLLGNQAAASDPSAHAALSASAGTGKTHVLTARVLRLLLQGVPPEAILCLTFTKAAAAEMANRIGGRLASWARLDDARLGLELAALYEPNDPPTRERARRLFATVLEAPGGLKIQTIHAFSQALLSSFPAEAGIAPGFEPLDERGEEELARQVLADVASEAAASPMPQDRQFLEDLKTLSLRLGEQGAVDYLRSAARHPAAMRDLPDDDAIDERVRLLVGLPEGEIDAYLAEQCNDFRFDRRLCDALIEVNRAWGTKTGSAVVDRLKTWLELPDGERMDGLSEMAKDIVTQKGEPSKKQKDQALAARLADRVAELSGLKARAAMARAQAAALRAGKRFSRAYEAAKRAAAVADFDDLIRWTRGLLDQPGVGDWIRFKLDHRIDHVLVDEAQDTNGRQWAIIRALVDEYFSGADEAEDRWRTLFMVGDFKQAIYRFQGADPKEFVAVRKLFDEKSRELAAVAGDADRPRAFRDLDISKSFRSAGAILDVTDQVIEEVGAEAMGLPRHPPPHETAHPNAHGQVEWWPAFSVADAENGEEEGEESWVELRDRLYADALADAVAGMVGEGTAPGDILILLRRRSELASLIVARLYSAHVPVAGVDRLFLSRPLAVRDLIAAMAFASQPDDDLTLACLLTSPLVGWDHDKLYGLAFGRGNDVSLWRALRDRREDFADAHATLSQLLADADYLLPSAFLEKILSGPMQGRAKLIGRLGLEARDPIEELVNSAFDFESDATPSLDEFLAAMRRGEVEVKREAGEAGNAVRVMTVHGAKGLEAPVVILADATADPERMGGVRSTVEVATDEVERTPFLRPRKDELCEPFTSIIEQEKEEEREEHWRLLYVALTRAASRLIVTGTAPKNDKPVAGESWHAMVARAMVSLGAASLDAPWGEGGLIHQTGSKRMRPARRKRAAEHPPRPAWIDAPAPPEARPPRPLVPSAVEGEEELLFPPPSAGDRTAARRGILIHALLERLPPVAAAQRRATADRWLATAMGVGDADHRRDMIDAALSVIDDPVHAALFGPHALAEAPIAATLPDGRVVAGTADRLLVETDRILVVDFKTGHQVPGGAADVPTAHRAQMRSYIDALRVIFPDRTVEGALLYTAGPTLIRLDA is encoded by the coding sequence ATGAGCCGTCGCTTCAAACCGCTCGACACCTTGCTCGGCAACCAGGCTGCGGCTTCCGACCCGTCCGCGCATGCTGCGCTTTCGGCTTCGGCGGGAACAGGCAAAACCCATGTCCTGACCGCGCGTGTGCTCCGACTGCTGCTGCAGGGCGTCCCGCCCGAGGCGATCCTGTGCCTGACTTTCACCAAGGCGGCAGCGGCGGAAATGGCAAACCGGATCGGTGGCCGCCTGGCGAGCTGGGCGCGGCTCGACGATGCCCGTCTGGGCCTCGAGCTGGCAGCGCTCTACGAGCCCAACGATCCTCCCACCCGCGAACGTGCCCGCCGCCTGTTCGCGACCGTCCTCGAAGCGCCCGGCGGGCTCAAGATTCAGACCATACATGCCTTCAGCCAGGCGCTTTTGTCGTCATTTCCCGCAGAGGCGGGGATCGCGCCCGGTTTCGAACCGCTCGACGAACGCGGTGAGGAAGAGCTGGCGCGCCAGGTGCTGGCCGATGTCGCATCGGAGGCAGCGGCATCGCCCATGCCGCAGGACCGTCAATTCCTCGAAGACCTGAAGACCCTGTCACTGCGCCTCGGCGAGCAGGGGGCGGTTGACTATTTGCGCAGCGCCGCGCGCCATCCTGCAGCGATGCGCGACCTGCCGGACGACGACGCGATCGACGAGCGAGTGCGCCTGCTGGTCGGGCTGCCCGAGGGCGAAATTGACGCCTACCTTGCCGAGCAGTGCAACGACTTCCGTTTCGACCGGCGGCTGTGCGACGCGCTGATCGAGGTCAATCGCGCCTGGGGAACGAAGACGGGCAGCGCGGTCGTTGACCGGCTGAAGACGTGGCTCGAGTTACCTGACGGCGAGCGAATGGACGGGCTGTCCGAGATGGCCAAGGATATCGTTACCCAAAAGGGCGAGCCATCTAAAAAGCAGAAAGACCAAGCGCTTGCCGCCCGACTTGCCGACCGCGTGGCAGAGTTGAGCGGCCTGAAGGCCCGCGCGGCCATGGCCCGGGCGCAAGCTGCCGCGCTGCGAGCAGGCAAGCGGTTTTCGCGCGCCTACGAGGCTGCCAAACGCGCCGCCGCCGTCGCCGATTTCGACGACCTCATTCGCTGGACGCGCGGGCTGCTCGATCAGCCGGGCGTGGGCGACTGGATTCGCTTCAAGCTCGATCACCGCATCGACCATGTCCTCGTCGACGAGGCGCAGGACACGAACGGCCGGCAATGGGCGATCATTCGCGCGCTGGTCGACGAATATTTCTCGGGCGCGGACGAGGCCGAGGATCGCTGGCGCACGCTCTTCATGGTCGGGGATTTTAAGCAGGCCATCTATCGTTTCCAGGGCGCCGACCCCAAGGAATTCGTCGCCGTCCGCAAGCTGTTCGACGAGAAAAGCCGCGAGCTGGCTGCCGTCGCGGGCGATGCCGATCGACCCCGCGCGTTCCGCGATCTCGACATTTCGAAGAGCTTCCGCTCGGCCGGGGCAATCCTCGACGTCACCGATCAGGTGATCGAGGAGGTCGGCGCGGAGGCGATGGGCCTGCCGCGCCACCCGCCGCCGCACGAGACCGCCCATCCGAATGCGCACGGGCAGGTCGAATGGTGGCCCGCTTTCTCGGTGGCGGACGCCGAAAACGGGGAGGAAGAGGGCGAGGAAAGCTGGGTCGAGCTGCGCGACCGCCTCTATGCCGATGCGCTCGCCGATGCAGTCGCGGGGATGGTCGGGGAGGGGACGGCGCCGGGCGACATCCTGATCCTGCTGAGGCGGCGCAGCGAGCTGGCCTCGCTGATCGTCGCCCGGCTCTATAGCGCCCATGTCCCGGTTGCAGGGGTCGACCGCCTATTCCTGTCGCGTCCGTTGGCAGTGCGCGACCTGATCGCGGCAATGGCCTTTGCCAGCCAACCCGACGACGACCTGACGCTCGCCTGCTTGCTCACCTCTCCGTTGGTCGGGTGGGATCATGACAAGCTATACGGGCTGGCGTTCGGCAGGGGCAACGACGTGTCGCTATGGCGTGCGTTGCGCGACCGGCGAGAGGATTTTGCCGACGCTCACGCCACTCTCTCGCAATTGCTCGCCGACGCCGATTACCTGCTTCCCTCGGCTTTCCTCGAAAAAATCCTGTCGGGGCCCATGCAGGGACGCGCCAAGCTGATCGGTCGACTGGGGCTCGAAGCGCGCGATCCGATCGAGGAACTCGTCAACAGCGCGTTCGATTTCGAGAGCGACGCCACACCAAGCCTCGACGAGTTCCTCGCGGCGATGAGGCGGGGCGAGGTCGAGGTGAAGCGCGAAGCGGGCGAGGCGGGCAATGCGGTGCGCGTGATGACGGTGCACGGCGCCAAGGGCTTGGAGGCGCCCGTCGTCATCCTCGCCGACGCCACCGCCGATCCAGAACGGATGGGCGGCGTGCGGTCGACGGTCGAGGTCGCGACCGACGAAGTCGAACGCACTCCGTTCCTGCGACCACGCAAGGACGAATTGTGCGAACCCTTCACCTCGATCATCGAGCAAGAGAAAGAAGAGGAGCGCGAGGAGCATTGGCGACTGCTCTATGTCGCGCTGACCCGGGCCGCGAGTCGCCTGATCGTGACCGGCACGGCGCCGAAGAACGACAAACCCGTTGCAGGCGAAAGCTGGCACGCGATGGTCGCCCGCGCGATGGTTTCGCTGGGCGCCGCCTCGCTCGACGCGCCCTGGGGCGAGGGCGGGCTGATCCACCAGACGGGAAGCAAGCGGATGCGCCCTGCGCGTCGCAAGCGCGCGGCAGAACATCCGCCGCGGCCCGCCTGGATCGACGCGCCGGCACCGCCCGAAGCGCGCCCGCCCAGGCCGCTTGTCCCGTCGGCCGTCGAGGGTGAGGAGGAATTGCTCTTTCCGCCGCCATCCGCCGGTGATCGCACTGCAGCACGCCGGGGCATCCTGATCCACGCGCTCCTTGAACGCCTGCCACCTGTCGCCGCTGCGCAGCGACGCGCGACCGCCGACCGCTGGCTCGCAACGGCCATGGGTGTCGGAGATGCGGATCATCGCCGCGACATGATCGATGCGGCGCTGTCAGTGATCGACGATCCGGTCCATGCTGCCCTGTTCGGCCCTCACGCGCTGGCCGAGGCGCCCATTGCGGCGACCCTTCCGGACGGACGCGTCGTTGCGGGTACCGCCGACCGCCTGCTGGTGGAAACGGACCGGATCCTCGTCGTCGACTTTAAGACCGGCCATCAGGTGCCCGGCGGCGCAGCAGACGTCCCGACTGCCCACCGTGCGCAGATGCGCTCCTACATCGACGCGCTGCGCGTCATTTTTCCCGATCGCACAGTCGAAGGCGCGCTGCTCTATACGGCGGGACCGACGCTAATTCGCCTCGACGCTTGA
- the trxA gene encoding thioredoxin TrxA, whose protein sequence is MATKAVTDADFQSDVLGADKPVLVDFWAEWCGPCRMIGPALEEISDEMGDKVTIAKVNIDENPEAPAKYGVRGIPTMLLFKDGEVVAQKVGAAPKGAIQQWLEGAL, encoded by the coding sequence ATGGCTACCAAAGCTGTCACCGATGCCGATTTCCAGTCCGATGTGCTGGGCGCGGACAAGCCCGTCCTCGTCGATTTCTGGGCTGAATGGTGCGGTCCCTGCCGCATGATCGGCCCGGCGCTGGAAGAAATCAGCGACGAAATGGGCGACAAGGTGACCATCGCCAAGGTCAATATCGACGAAAATCCCGAAGCCCCCGCCAAGTATGGCGTGCGCGGTATTCCGACCATGCTGCTGTTTAAGGACGGCGAAGTGGTCGCGCAGAAGGTCGGCGCAGCGCCCAAGGGCGCGATCCAGCAGTGGCTCGAAGGCGCGCTCTAA
- the secA gene encoding preprotein translocase subunit SecA codes for MVSNLVKTLFGSSNDRHVAKLMRTVNVINDLEPQMQAMSDEELQAQTEKFRARLDNGENLDDLLPEAFATVREASVRTLGMRHFDVQMVGGMALHRGEIAEMRTGEGKTLVATLACYLNALPGKGVHVVTVNDYLAARDAEWMGEIYKFLGLQVGVVVPNIPEQDRRAAYQADITYATNNELGFDYLRDNMKMSRRQMVQRPFNFAVVDEVDSILIDEARTPLIISGPTEDKSELYISVDKLVRELGEEDYEKDEKQRSVVLTEEGTEKVERLLEEAGLIEGTNLYDVENTQVVHHVNQALKANVLFKRDTDYIVKDDKVVIIDEFTGRMMDGRRWSDGLHQAVEAKEGVDIKPENQTLASITFQNYFRMYPKLSGMTGTALTEAPEFFDIYKMHVTSIPTNKPVGRVDEDDVFYKTIQDKFAAIATEIREKQELGQPVLVGTVSIEKSEMLSEYLQKEGIEHSVLNARFHETEAHIVAQAGRIGAVTVSTNMAGRGTDIQLGGNVDFRIEDELKDMPEGLERDKAIEKIKAEVEEERQRVRDVGGLYVLGTERHESRRIDNQLRGRSGRQGDPGLSKFYLSLDDDLLRIFGPQTAFARLMNKNLEDGEAITHPWLSKAIETAQKKVEARNYDIRKQVVEYDDVMNDQRKVIYAQREEVMDADQVSDVVEDMRHDTAAGLVIHYCPPGSFPEQWDLAGLKEGIADIFELDMPIEAWAEEEEVEQELWIDRIDDAAKQKMDAKIEGLDEERWKQIEKQVLLQSIDSNWKEHLSTLDALRQSIGLRSYAQRKPIDEYKQEAFMLFERLLVTIREEVTKALTRLQIQIEQPAAPPPGTLPDFITSHFDPLSGDDNSADIDAETGTIRSSLPPRQSPRPGAPQAVLDAAPEGEFTAPGNRNAPCPCGSGRKYKHCHGALA; via the coding sequence ATGGTATCCAACCTCGTCAAGACGCTGTTTGGCTCGTCCAACGACCGGCATGTCGCCAAGCTCATGCGGACGGTCAACGTCATCAACGACCTCGAGCCGCAGATGCAGGCGATGTCCGACGAAGAGTTGCAGGCGCAAACGGAGAAATTCCGCGCCCGTCTCGACAATGGCGAAAACCTTGACGACCTCCTTCCCGAAGCCTTCGCGACGGTCCGCGAAGCGTCGGTCCGAACGCTCGGCATGCGACACTTCGACGTGCAGATGGTGGGCGGCATGGCGCTCCATCGCGGCGAAATCGCCGAAATGCGCACGGGTGAGGGCAAGACGCTGGTTGCGACGCTCGCCTGTTACCTCAACGCGCTGCCCGGTAAGGGCGTGCACGTGGTCACGGTCAACGACTATCTGGCCGCGCGTGACGCGGAGTGGATGGGCGAGATCTACAAGTTCCTCGGCCTCCAGGTCGGGGTCGTCGTCCCCAACATTCCCGAGCAGGATCGCCGCGCGGCTTATCAGGCCGATATCACCTACGCGACCAATAACGAGCTCGGCTTCGATTACCTGCGCGACAATATGAAGATGAGCCGCCGACAGATGGTGCAGCGGCCGTTCAATTTCGCGGTGGTCGACGAGGTCGACTCGATCCTCATCGACGAGGCCCGCACCCCGCTGATCATCTCGGGCCCGACCGAAGACAAGTCGGAGCTCTACATCTCGGTCGACAAGCTCGTGCGCGAGCTGGGCGAGGAAGATTACGAGAAGGACGAAAAGCAGCGCAGCGTCGTCCTGACCGAAGAAGGCACCGAAAAGGTCGAGCGCCTCCTCGAGGAAGCGGGCCTGATCGAGGGCACCAACCTTTACGACGTCGAGAACACGCAGGTCGTGCACCACGTCAACCAGGCGCTCAAGGCCAATGTCCTGTTCAAGCGCGACACCGATTACATCGTGAAGGACGACAAGGTCGTCATCATCGACGAATTCACGGGTCGCATGATGGACGGACGCCGCTGGTCCGACGGCCTGCACCAGGCGGTGGAGGCCAAGGAAGGCGTCGACATCAAGCCCGAGAACCAGACGCTCGCCTCGATCACCTTCCAGAATTATTTCCGCATGTATCCGAAGCTCTCGGGCATGACCGGTACCGCGCTCACCGAAGCGCCCGAATTTTTCGATATCTACAAGATGCACGTCACTTCGATCCCGACCAACAAGCCGGTCGGCCGCGTCGACGAGGACGATGTCTTCTACAAGACGATCCAGGACAAGTTCGCCGCCATCGCTACCGAAATCCGTGAAAAGCAGGAGCTCGGCCAGCCCGTACTGGTCGGCACCGTGTCGATCGAAAAGTCGGAGATGCTGAGCGAATATCTCCAGAAAGAAGGCATCGAGCACAGCGTCCTCAACGCCCGTTTCCACGAAACCGAAGCGCACATCGTGGCGCAGGCGGGCCGCATCGGCGCGGTGACCGTGTCGACCAACATGGCGGGCCGCGGCACCGACATCCAGCTGGGCGGTAACGTCGATTTTCGGATCGAGGACGAGCTCAAGGACATGCCCGAGGGCCTCGAGCGCGACAAGGCGATCGAGAAGATCAAGGCCGAGGTTGAGGAAGAGCGCCAGCGCGTGCGCGACGTCGGTGGTCTCTACGTGCTCGGCACCGAACGTCACGAAAGCCGCCGCATCGACAACCAGCTACGCGGCCGTTCGGGTCGTCAGGGCGACCCGGGCCTGTCGAAATTCTATTTGTCGCTCGACGACGATCTGCTGCGCATCTTCGGACCACAGACCGCTTTCGCGCGGCTGATGAACAAAAATCTCGAAGACGGGGAGGCGATCACCCACCCGTGGCTCTCGAAGGCGATCGAGACTGCACAGAAGAAGGTCGAGGCGCGCAACTACGACATTCGTAAGCAGGTCGTCGAATATGATGACGTTATGAACGACCAGCGCAAGGTGATCTATGCCCAGCGCGAGGAAGTCATGGACGCCGACCAGGTCAGCGACGTGGTCGAGGACATGCGCCACGACACGGCCGCGGGTCTCGTCATCCATTACTGTCCGCCGGGCAGCTTCCCCGAACAGTGGGACCTTGCGGGCCTCAAGGAAGGCATTGCCGACATCTTCGAACTCGACATGCCGATCGAGGCTTGGGCCGAGGAAGAGGAAGTCGAGCAGGAGCTCTGGATCGACCGCATCGACGACGCTGCCAAGCAGAAGATGGACGCCAAGATCGAGGGTCTTGACGAGGAACGCTGGAAGCAGATCGAAAAGCAGGTCCTGCTCCAGTCGATCGACAGCAACTGGAAAGAGCATCTCTCGACGCTCGACGCATTGCGCCAGTCGATCGGGCTGCGCAGCTATGCCCAGCGCAAGCCGATCGATGAATATAAGCAGGAAGCCTTCATGCTGTTCGAGCGGCTGCTGGTGACCATCCGCGAGGAAGTGACCAAGGCGCTGACCCGACTGCAGATCCAGATCGAACAGCCGGCAGCGCCGCCGCCGGGCACGCTTCCCGATTTCATTACCAGCCACTTCGACCCGCTGTCGGGCGACGACAATAGCGCCGACATCGATGCGGAAACCGGTACGATCCGCTCAAGCCTGCCGCCGCGCCAGAGCCCGCGTCCGGGTGCGCCGCAGGCGGTGCTCGACGCCGCGCCCGAAGGCGAATTCACGGCACCGGGCAACCGCAACGCGCCATGCCCATGCGGGTCGGGGCGCAAGTATAAGCATTGCCACGGCGCGCTGGCGTAG